In Halarcobacter bivalviorum, a genomic segment contains:
- the glmS gene encoding glutamine--fructose-6-phosphate transaminase (isomerizing), with the protein MCGIVGYIGKQNTTKILLDGLKELEYRGYDSAGIALLNKEKIDVFKALGKLSNLEEKVQKATLSEYSIGIGHTRWATHGKPTELNAHPHLGEFSYVVHNGIIENYKEIKDELIQKGHKFVSQTDTEVIVHLFENYYNLCNDEDKAFKQTIERLEGAFSILLITKANIEKIFFFKHGSPLIIARGNEEGEVLFASSDAPLIGLANDVVYLEDGVGGIATASNIEFFSDNYSWSTLPTSKQFAQKDGFRFFMEKEIYEQSNVVSDCMLGRIQDEEILFDEIDSSIIEGINEIKICACGTSYHAGLTASYLFERLAKVRCNVVIASEFRYKEPLLTKDTLFIVISQSGETADTLEALKMAKNAGLKTLVVCNVDNSSMTRLADHTILTRAGIEKGVASTKAFSTQTVVLWMLSLYFAKQNDKISKETLQKEIHALREVPKSLIVSDKMHEKTKRLSKRYLHGHGFFFIGRDVFFPLALEGALKLKEISYLHAEGYPAGEMKHGPIALADPELFTIALMPENLLYDKIKSNVEELSARDSTICTISPLEFELSDDFIKTQKTDHYMLEFFEMLVVLQLLSMEISVRLGNDVDMPRNLAKSVTVE; encoded by the coding sequence AAAGCTTTAGGAAAATTATCTAATTTAGAAGAAAAAGTTCAAAAAGCTACATTAAGTGAGTATTCTATAGGAATAGGTCACACAAGATGGGCAACACATGGTAAGCCAACAGAACTTAATGCACATCCTCATTTAGGAGAGTTTTCATATGTAGTTCATAATGGAATTATTGAAAACTATAAAGAGATAAAAGATGAATTAATTCAAAAAGGTCATAAGTTTGTTTCTCAAACTGATACAGAAGTTATTGTGCACCTTTTTGAAAACTATTATAATCTTTGTAATGATGAAGATAAAGCTTTTAAGCAAACAATTGAAAGACTTGAAGGTGCTTTTTCTATTCTTTTAATCACAAAAGCAAATATTGAAAAAATATTTTTCTTTAAACATGGAAGCCCATTGATAATAGCACGTGGTAATGAAGAAGGAGAAGTTCTTTTTGCATCTTCTGATGCTCCTTTAATTGGTTTAGCTAATGATGTAGTTTATTTAGAAGATGGAGTTGGTGGAATTGCAACTGCTTCAAATATTGAATTTTTCTCAGATAACTACTCTTGGAGCACTTTACCAACTTCAAAGCAGTTTGCTCAAAAAGATGGTTTTAGATTTTTTATGGAAAAAGAAATCTATGAACAAAGTAATGTTGTAAGTGATTGTATGCTTGGAAGAATACAAGATGAAGAGATTTTATTTGATGAAATTGATTCTTCTATTATAGAAGGAATTAATGAGATTAAAATCTGTGCTTGTGGAACATCATATCATGCAGGACTTACAGCTTCATATCTTTTTGAAAGATTAGCAAAAGTTAGATGTAATGTTGTAATTGCAAGTGAATTTAGATATAAAGAACCTCTTTTAACAAAAGATACTCTTTTCATCGTAATTAGCCAAAGTGGAGAAACAGCAGATACCTTAGAAGCTTTAAAGATGGCAAAAAATGCTGGACTTAAAACTTTAGTTGTATGTAATGTTGATAACTCTTCTATGACTAGACTTGCAGACCATACAATTTTAACAAGAGCAGGCATTGAAAAAGGTGTTGCTTCAACAAAAGCATTCTCAACTCAAACAGTTGTTCTTTGGATGCTCTCTTTGTACTTTGCTAAACAAAATGATAAAATCTCAAAAGAGACTTTACAAAAAGAGATTCATGCATTAAGAGAAGTGCCAAAATCACTTATAGTAAGTGATAAAATGCATGAAAAAACAAAAAGATTATCAAAACGATATCTACATGGCCATGGTTTTTTCTTTATAGGACGAGATGTCTTTTTCCCATTAGCTCTTGAAGGTGCTTTAAAATTAAAAGAAATTTCATATTTACATGCAGAGGGTTATCCAGCAGGTGAAATGAAACACGGTCCAATTGCATTAGCAGATCCTGAATTATTCACGATTGCTCTAATGCCTGAAAATTTATTATATGACAAAATTAAATCTAATGTTGAAGAGTTAAGTGCTAGAGACTCTACTATTTGTACAATCTCTCCACTTGAATTTGAACTTAGTGATGATTTTATTAAAACTCAAAAAACTGATCATTATATGTTAGAGTTTTTTGAAATGTTAGTTGTATTGCAACTTCTATCTATGGAGATTTCAGTACGATTAGGAAATGATGTTGACATGCCAAGAAACTTGGCTAAGTCGGTAACTGTTGAATAA